A window of Mucilaginibacter sp. PAMC 26640 contains these coding sequences:
- a CDS encoding DNA mismatch repair protein MutS, producing the protein MLYPQNSADKLGFTEIKELIKAHCLSVMGQQMVDKIQVMSNYDLINKFLNQANEFKNILQNDDALPINHFYDIKSLANKARIEGAFLSEEEFFQVQASLTTVFAVIAYFNERKDVYPNLEALFEHLPIEKAILKKIDLVIDQKGKIRVNASRELLDITTGIAKAEQEARKKIDQIFKAATSSGWTADGSLTVRDGRLCIPLLAENKRKVKGFIHDESASGQTVYLEPEEVFTLNNRVRDLEFDRRREIIKILTALTDELRPYVPLLLSYHGLLTKLDFVRAKALFAIDIEAEMPKLVNEGRMTLYNARHPLLFLNFKKEKKTVVPLNVSINEGTRIIVVSGPNAGGKSVCMKTVGLLQMMVQAGLLIPAGADSTAGVYKQLFVDIGDDQSIESDLSTYSAHLSKMKHFVENANGKTLILIDEFGTGTDPQFGGPIAEAVLEALNHKKVRGMVTTHYSNLKIFASHTEGIENASMLFNNTEMKPLYMLEVGKPGSSYAFEIAQKIGLPLNVLNLARNKVSAGQKKVDSLLVDLEREKKEIFDTKHHLDRQQRRVNTLLAENEELKTFLDENRKTLMKEAKQEAKSIILNANKLVENTIAEIKSSNADKEVTKTLRDNLSAEVKKNTVKTDAPKPVIATDEEIKVGDWVKLIDGDTTGQILELIKDNVVLAMGELRTVVKRKRVEKITRAAVPKELRRATTSANTNTSDIASFSPEIDVRGMRTEDALFAIEKLFDRALMMSFGTLKVIHGKGDGILRKMIRQYLKKYDQVERMEDEHADRGGDGITYVYLK; encoded by the coding sequence ATGCTATACCCGCAAAATAGTGCAGATAAACTGGGTTTTACCGAGATAAAGGAATTGATAAAGGCACACTGCCTGAGTGTTATGGGCCAGCAAATGGTTGATAAGATACAGGTGATGAGTAATTATGATCTGATAAACAAATTTTTAAACCAGGCTAATGAGTTTAAAAACATCCTCCAAAACGACGATGCGCTGCCCATAAACCACTTTTACGATATTAAATCGCTTGCCAATAAGGCAAGGATTGAAGGTGCTTTCCTGTCTGAAGAAGAATTTTTCCAGGTGCAAGCTTCGCTTACAACGGTGTTTGCGGTGATTGCTTATTTTAACGAGCGTAAAGATGTTTATCCAAATTTGGAGGCGCTTTTCGAACATTTGCCGATAGAAAAAGCGATCCTTAAAAAAATTGACCTGGTCATTGATCAAAAAGGTAAGATCAGAGTTAACGCCTCAAGGGAGTTATTAGATATAACAACCGGAATAGCAAAAGCAGAACAGGAAGCGCGCAAAAAGATAGACCAGATATTTAAAGCTGCTACATCAAGCGGATGGACGGCAGACGGTTCACTAACCGTGCGCGATGGCAGGCTTTGTATTCCGCTTTTAGCAGAAAACAAGCGTAAAGTAAAGGGATTTATCCATGATGAATCCGCATCCGGCCAAACCGTTTATCTGGAGCCTGAGGAAGTTTTTACGCTAAACAACCGCGTGCGCGACCTGGAGTTTGACCGCCGCCGGGAGATCATAAAAATACTGACTGCTTTAACCGACGAATTGCGGCCATACGTGCCGCTGCTTTTGTCATACCATGGGCTGCTAACCAAACTTGATTTTGTACGCGCCAAGGCGCTGTTTGCCATTGATATAGAAGCGGAGATGCCGAAGCTGGTAAATGAAGGCCGGATGACCTTATATAATGCACGCCACCCGCTGCTGTTTCTTAATTTTAAAAAGGAAAAAAAAACGGTAGTGCCGCTTAATGTATCGATAAACGAAGGTACCCGCATTATTGTCGTATCAGGGCCAAATGCCGGGGGTAAATCTGTTTGTATGAAAACTGTTGGGCTGCTGCAAATGATGGTGCAGGCAGGCTTGCTTATTCCGGCCGGTGCTGATAGCACAGCAGGTGTATACAAACAGCTTTTTGTAGATATTGGCGACGACCAATCCATAGAAAGTGATTTGAGTACTTACAGCGCGCATCTTTCAAAGATGAAGCACTTTGTAGAGAACGCAAATGGCAAAACGCTGATACTGATAGATGAATTTGGAACCGGTACCGATCCTCAATTTGGCGGGCCGATTGCGGAAGCCGTGCTGGAAGCGCTTAATCATAAAAAAGTAAGGGGTATGGTTACCACCCACTACTCTAATTTAAAGATCTTCGCCAGCCACACCGAAGGTATAGAGAACGCATCGATGCTATTTAACAATACAGAGATGAAGCCCTTATACATGCTGGAGGTGGGTAAGCCGGGAAGTTCTTATGCCTTCGAGATTGCGCAGAAGATAGGTTTGCCGCTAAATGTGCTAAATCTTGCCCGAAATAAAGTGAGTGCCGGCCAGAAGAAAGTGGATAGCCTGCTGGTTGATCTGGAGCGTGAAAAAAAGGAGATCTTCGACACTAAGCATCATTTGGATAGGCAGCAACGCCGGGTAAATACCTTGTTGGCCGAAAATGAAGAGCTTAAGACATTTTTGGATGAGAACCGCAAAACCCTCATGAAAGAGGCCAAGCAGGAAGCCAAGAGCATTATATTAAATGCTAATAAACTGGTAGAAAACACCATAGCCGAAATAAAAAGCAGTAACGCGGATAAAGAGGTAACCAAAACTTTACGCGATAACCTATCTGCCGAGGTGAAAAAGAATACGGTTAAAACTGACGCACCGAAACCCGTTATCGCAACTGATGAGGAAATCAAAGTTGGTGATTGGGTAAAGTTGATAGATGGTGATACCACGGGCCAGATCTTGGAACTGATAAAAGACAATGTGGTACTTGCCATGGGCGAACTGCGCACCGTAGTAAAGCGTAAACGGGTTGAGAAAATAACCCGTGCGGCAGTGCCTAAAGAATTACGCCGGGCTACTACAAGTGCAAATACAAATACCAGCGATATAGCCAGCTTTAGCCCCGAAATTGATGTTAGGGGTATGCGTACCGAAGATGCGTTGTTTGCGATAGAGAAGCTGTTTGATCGTGCACTGATGATGAGCTTCGGTACCTTGAAGGTAATACACGGAAAAGGCGACGGGATACTAAGAAAGATGATACGACAGTATCTTAAAAAGTATGACCAGGTTGAAAGGATGGAGGATGAACATGCCGACCGTGGCGGTGATGGCATCACTTACGTTTACTTGAAATAG
- a CDS encoding GNAT family acetyltransferase produces MDHNIKQADQIFPLQEAAGLRQAVKADCPRLLELVVELAIFEKEPDAVTVTLQEFEDAGFGITPVWKAFVVEDGGIIVGFALYYVRYSTWKGQRLYLEDLVITESHRGKGLGKLLFNRIIQETRELGFNGMVWQVLDWNELAIQFYRKYEANIEAGWLNAALSKEQVIKFK; encoded by the coding sequence ATGGATCACAATATTAAACAAGCAGACCAAATTTTCCCTCTTCAGGAAGCGGCGGGTTTACGCCAAGCCGTCAAAGCCGATTGTCCGCGTTTGTTGGAACTGGTAGTCGAGCTGGCGATATTTGAAAAGGAACCGGATGCGGTTACAGTCACTTTGCAGGAATTTGAGGATGCAGGTTTTGGTATTACCCCTGTGTGGAAAGCTTTTGTGGTAGAAGACGGCGGTATCATTGTCGGCTTTGCTTTGTATTACGTCCGTTACTCTACCTGGAAAGGTCAGCGCCTGTATCTGGAGGATTTGGTCATTACCGAATCGCATCGTGGTAAAGGCCTGGGTAAATTATTGTTTAACAGGATCATACAGGAAACCCGGGAGCTGGGCTTTAATGGGATGGTTTGGCAGGTGCTTGATTGGAACGAGCTGGCTATCCAATTTTATCGCAAATACGAGGCAAACATTGAGGCCGGCTGGTTGAACGCGGCACTTTCTAAGGAACAGGTAATAAAATTTAAGTGA
- a CDS encoding electron transporter RnfD, whose amino-acid sequence MSRLLAFGLVILLSANVCKSIAQTDVNYRDKQIHYMGRVAYRDSAAVLTWSASSVVILFDGTGAKATLQDESGYDYVTVLVDDKVVNTIRPETIKKEYNLISGLPSGPHKLELFKRTEYDMGRLLFYKFTLDGTSKLLPPPVYKHRIEFYGNSITCGYAIEDLEKKDRGTFEFENGFKSYATITARHFNSDLSIIAKSGIGITVSWFNYVMPDIYNLTDAKLPASFWDFTQYTPEVVVVNLFQNDSWIVRQPENEQFKARFGGKAPDPDFIINAYQNFIGNIRSKYPSATIICALGSMDATKKGSAWPGYIKKAVSDLKDKKVVTCFFTYKDTSGHPSAEEQQIMADQLISFIHKKMNW is encoded by the coding sequence ATGAGTCGATTATTGGCTTTTGGTTTAGTAATACTTTTAAGCGCAAATGTATGTAAAAGTATTGCCCAAACAGATGTGAATTACCGGGACAAGCAAATCCATTACATGGGCCGCGTTGCCTATCGGGATAGCGCTGCCGTACTCACCTGGTCAGCTTCATCAGTAGTTATCCTATTCGACGGAACGGGCGCGAAGGCCACCTTACAGGATGAGAGCGGTTATGATTATGTAACCGTGTTAGTTGATGATAAAGTAGTAAACACCATTCGCCCGGAGACAATTAAAAAAGAATATAACCTGATTTCCGGCTTACCGTCGGGTCCCCATAAACTGGAATTGTTTAAACGAACCGAATATGACATGGGTCGTTTGTTATTTTATAAGTTTACTTTAGATGGAACTAGTAAGCTTTTGCCGCCTCCGGTATATAAACACCGGATTGAATTTTATGGCAATTCCATCACGTGTGGTTACGCCATAGAGGATTTGGAGAAAAAAGACCGGGGCACTTTCGAGTTTGAAAATGGTTTCAAAAGCTACGCAACTATCACAGCGCGCCATTTCAATTCCGATTTGTCCATTATTGCAAAAAGCGGCATCGGCATCACCGTAAGCTGGTTTAATTATGTGATGCCGGATATTTACAATCTTACAGACGCCAAACTTCCGGCATCTTTTTGGGATTTCACTCAATATACCCCGGAGGTGGTGGTTGTCAACCTTTTCCAAAATGACTCCTGGATAGTAAGACAGCCGGAGAATGAACAGTTTAAAGCTAGATTTGGGGGCAAAGCACCCGACCCCGATTTTATTATTAACGCATACCAGAATTTTATCGGCAACATTCGCAGTAAATATCCTTCTGCAACTATAATTTGTGCTTTAGGTAGCATGGACGCGACAAAGAAAGGATCTGCCTGGCCAGGATATATTAAAAAAGCCGTTTCAGATTTAAAGGATAAAAAGGTGGTCACCTGTTTTTTTACCTATAAAGATACTTCCGGACACCCAAGCGCAGAAGAGCAGCAGATTATGGCCGATCAATTAATCAGCTTTATACACAAAAAGATGAACTGGTAA
- a CDS encoding NAD-dependent deacylase, with amino-acid sequence MKKIVILTGAGISAESGLKTFRDSDGLWEGYNIEDVATPEAWERNPAMVQQFYNERRKSVLEAKPNAAHLALARLEEKYQVTIITQNIDDLHERGGSTNVVHLHGIITRSQSSLNPRLTYPIVGWEIKMGDKCEMGSQLRAHVVWFGEAVPMIETAAQICAEADIFILVGTSLAVYPAAGLINYVPRDVTRYIIDPNIPVSSSSRVVEMPFKASVGVPMLVDELLMADHR; translated from the coding sequence ATGAAAAAGATAGTGATCCTTACCGGAGCAGGCATCAGTGCGGAAAGTGGTTTAAAAACTTTTAGAGATAGCGACGGCTTATGGGAAGGCTATAACATAGAAGATGTGGCTACTCCCGAAGCCTGGGAACGAAACCCGGCAATGGTGCAGCAGTTTTACAACGAGCGCCGTAAATCTGTTTTAGAGGCTAAACCAAATGCAGCTCACCTGGCGCTTGCCCGGCTGGAGGAAAAGTATCAAGTAACTATCATTACCCAAAATATAGATGATCTGCACGAGCGCGGCGGCTCTACCAATGTAGTGCATCTGCATGGTATTATTACCCGCTCACAATCAAGTCTTAACCCAAGGCTCACATATCCTATAGTTGGATGGGAGATTAAAATGGGGGATAAATGTGAAATGGGGTCGCAACTCCGGGCGCATGTAGTTTGGTTTGGTGAAGCGGTGCCCATGATTGAAACAGCTGCGCAGATCTGTGCAGAAGCTGATATTTTCATTCTCGTAGGAACGTCGCTGGCCGTCTACCCGGCGGCAGGGTTAATTAACTATGTACCACGTGATGTGACCCGTTATATCATTGATCCAAATATTCCGGTGTCATCAAGCTCCAGGGTGGTGGAGATGCCATTTAAAGCGTCTGTTGGGGTGCCAATGCTGGTGGATGAATTATTAATGGCTGATCACCGATAA
- a CDS encoding succinyl-CoA--3-ketoacid-CoA transferase, whose translation MNKVVSGADEAIRDIEDGMTLMLGGFGMCGLPENCISALVKKGVKDLTCISNNAGTDDFGIGLLLHQHQVKKMISSYVGENAEFERQLLSGELDVELIPQGTLATRCMAAGYGMPAIFTPAGIGTEVANGKEVRNFKGKDYLMEMAFEADFAIVKAWKGDRMGNLVYHSTARNFNPVMAMAGKITIAEVEQLVEPGELDPDHVHTPGIYVHRIFQGENYEKRIENRTLRKKI comes from the coding sequence ATGAACAAAGTTGTTAGCGGTGCTGATGAGGCGATCCGCGATATTGAAGACGGCATGACCTTGATGCTGGGGGGATTTGGCATGTGCGGCCTCCCCGAAAATTGCATATCAGCATTGGTAAAAAAAGGCGTTAAGGATCTTACCTGTATCTCTAACAATGCAGGTACGGATGATTTCGGCATTGGATTACTACTGCATCAGCATCAGGTTAAAAAAATGATCTCATCTTATGTTGGCGAAAACGCTGAATTTGAGCGCCAGCTTTTGAGTGGCGAACTAGATGTTGAGTTGATTCCGCAAGGCACACTGGCCACCCGTTGTATGGCTGCCGGCTACGGCATGCCTGCAATATTTACACCTGCAGGCATCGGCACAGAGGTAGCCAATGGCAAAGAAGTACGCAATTTTAAAGGTAAAGATTACTTGATGGAGATGGCTTTCGAAGCCGACTTTGCCATCGTAAAAGCCTGGAAAGGGGATAGGATGGGTAACCTGGTTTACCATTCTACCGCCCGTAATTTTAACCCGGTGATGGCTATGGCCGGCAAGATCACAATTGCGGAGGTAGAACAACTGGTAGAGCCCGGTGAGCTGGACCCGGATCATGTGCATACGCCTGGCATATACGTACACCGCATTTTTCAGGGCGAAAATTATGAGAAGCGGATAGAGAACAGAACGTTGAGAAAGAAAATTTAA
- a CDS encoding aspartate kinase, translated as MLVFKFGGASVKDAQGVVNLGKVMNAYAGNQILVVVSAMGKTTNALEKLTNAYVYGGEDVHVVFEKIKHYHYQILSELFDANDPVFDEVENTFVEIDWMIEDEPHDDYDFIYDQIVSIGELVSTRIVNAWFNHEGITSKWLDVRSYIHTDNTYREGEVDWDKTRESIQKDIPALLSKTVIVTQGFIGGTSENFTTTLGREGSDYTASIIASCLGAESVTTWKDVPGILNADPKFFPGTVKFDELSYQEAIEMTYYGASVIHPKTIKPLQNARIPLLVKPFTDPSATGTVIKENVTNTFVKPVIIVKQQQVMLSVSAIDYSFISESHLSEIFGFFAKNHVKVNVMQTSALTFTACIDFVSERFPKLLTDLKLGFKVKYNDNLTLITLRHYTDASLNEITSGKAILMKQTNRNTAQLVVR; from the coding sequence ATGCTGGTATTCAAATTCGGAGGCGCATCTGTAAAAGACGCACAAGGTGTTGTTAATTTAGGTAAAGTAATGAACGCTTATGCCGGCAATCAAATATTGGTAGTGGTTTCTGCTATGGGCAAAACTACAAATGCCCTTGAAAAGCTTACGAATGCCTATGTGTACGGCGGGGAAGATGTACATGTAGTTTTTGAAAAAATCAAACATTACCACTATCAAATTCTTTCCGAATTATTTGATGCAAATGACCCGGTTTTTGATGAAGTGGAGAATACCTTTGTAGAGATTGATTGGATGATAGAGGACGAACCGCACGACGATTACGACTTTATTTATGACCAGATCGTTTCTATAGGAGAACTGGTGTCCACGCGGATTGTAAACGCCTGGTTTAATCATGAAGGCATCACCAGTAAATGGCTGGATGTGCGTAGTTATATCCATACCGACAACACTTACCGTGAGGGCGAAGTTGATTGGGATAAAACCAGGGAAAGCATTCAAAAAGATATCCCTGCATTGCTATCAAAAACTGTAATTGTAACCCAGGGATTTATTGGTGGTACATCAGAAAACTTTACTACCACGTTAGGTCGCGAAGGCTCTGACTATACCGCATCCATTATCGCATCCTGCCTGGGCGCCGAATCGGTAACTACCTGGAAAGATGTTCCGGGCATCCTGAATGCCGACCCCAAGTTTTTCCCGGGAACGGTAAAATTTGACGAATTGAGCTACCAGGAAGCTATAGAGATGACTTATTACGGCGCAAGCGTCATCCACCCCAAAACCATCAAACCATTGCAAAATGCCAGGATACCGCTTTTGGTAAAACCGTTCACAGATCCCTCTGCAACAGGTACAGTAATTAAAGAAAACGTAACCAATACCTTTGTTAAACCGGTAATTATCGTTAAACAGCAACAGGTGATGTTGTCGGTATCGGCTATTGATTATTCATTTATTTCCGAAAGCCATCTCAGCGAGATCTTTGGTTTCTTCGCTAAAAACCATGTAAAGGTTAATGTGATGCAAACCTCTGCGCTTACATTTACAGCCTGTATCGATTTTGTTTCAGAGAGGTTTCCGAAGCTCTTAACCGATCTTAAATTAGGATTTAAAGTAAAATATAACGACAATTTAACCCTGATCACTTTGAGGCATTACACTGATGCATCGCTTAACGAGATCACCTCAGGTAAGGCTATCCTGATGAAACAAACCAACCGGAACACCGCTCAGTTGGTAGTTAGATAA
- a CDS encoding YggS family pyridoxal phosphate enzyme, producing the protein MSIADNIKSLKKETDGIKVTLLAVSKTKPAEDLKEAYDAGQRFFGENIVQEMVEKEANLPKDIQWHLIGHLQTNKVKYIAPFVSMIQSVDSMKLLLEINKQAEKNKRVIDCLIQIYIADEETKFGLGFDEAIELLRSEEYGALKNIRIRGLMGIATNTDNEKQVKEEYYELKTFFDGIKTSFFRKEDSFDTLSMGMSSDYKLAIEQGSNMIRLGSTIFGTRNIKQ; encoded by the coding sequence ATGAGCATTGCAGATAATATCAAAAGCCTAAAAAAGGAAACCGACGGAATAAAGGTGACTTTGCTGGCTGTTTCTAAAACCAAACCCGCCGAAGACCTTAAAGAGGCCTATGATGCAGGACAACGCTTCTTTGGCGAGAACATTGTACAGGAAATGGTAGAAAAGGAGGCAAACTTGCCAAAAGATATCCAATGGCACCTGATTGGCCACTTACAAACCAACAAGGTAAAATACATAGCCCCGTTTGTCAGTATGATCCAGTCGGTAGATAGCATGAAGCTATTGCTGGAGATCAACAAGCAAGCCGAGAAAAACAAACGGGTAATTGATTGCCTCATACAGATTTATATCGCTGATGAAGAAACAAAGTTTGGATTGGGATTCGACGAGGCAATAGAGCTGTTGCGAAGCGAAGAATACGGTGCATTAAAAAATATTCGAATCCGCGGACTGATGGGCATTGCCACTAATACGGATAACGAAAAACAAGTTAAAGAAGAATACTACGAACTTAAAACCTTTTTCGATGGCATTAAAACCAGCTTTTTCCGTAAAGAAGATTCGTTTGATACGCTATCGATGGGAATGTCTTCAGACTACAAGTTGGCTATTGAACAAGGCAGTAACATGATAAGATTGGGAAGTACTATTTTCGGGACGCGGAATATTAAACAATAA